Proteins encoded in a region of the Meiothermus sp. CFH 77666 genome:
- a CDS encoding DUF2271 domain-containing protein, whose protein sequence is MRKLIQSPISRRSLIYRAAGLALTLWAGRSLAQPLPARMQLDISFEIVNPGGGRFKPPYVAAWIENASGLPVRTLAVWFNQSRKGWRYLDELRRFIRFGNPAPTVSGPTRLPGRYTLVWDGRDDKGNPLPQGSYFVCLETAREDGPYVLMREPITLATSTFNKVVYPGKDLKEVTLAYH, encoded by the coding sequence ATGCGCAAACTAATCCAAAGCCCTATCAGCCGCCGTAGCCTTATCTACCGGGCCGCTGGCCTGGCCCTGACCCTCTGGGCAGGCCGCAGCCTGGCCCAGCCCCTGCCGGCCCGCATGCAGCTCGACATCAGCTTCGAGATTGTCAACCCTGGGGGCGGAAGATTCAAACCCCCCTATGTGGCCGCCTGGATCGAGAACGCCTCGGGCCTGCCGGTACGCACCCTGGCGGTATGGTTCAACCAGTCCCGCAAGGGCTGGCGCTACCTGGATGAGCTGCGGCGCTTTATCCGCTTCGGCAACCCCGCGCCCACCGTCTCCGGCCCCACCCGCCTACCCGGACGCTACACCCTGGTATGGGATGGCCGGGACGACAAAGGCAACCCCCTTCCCCAGGGCAGCTATTTCGTCTGCCTGGAAACGGCCCGCGAGGATGGCCCTTATGTGCTGATGCGGGAGCCCATCACCCTGGCGACGAGCACCTTCAACAAGGTCGTTTACCCAGGCAAAGACCTCAAGGAGGTAACCCTTGCGTACCATTAA
- a CDS encoding M90 family metallopeptidase — MFSLKEWQREHLRRQPFPAEWVPVLERNVAHYRFLSPQEQQALQGHVQVFLHEKPFEGCGGLEITDEIRVTIAAEACLLLLGGASDGFPHCNRVLVYPSAFVSTVTQVLPGGVLAKGEVARLGESWGFGNVVLSWDDALRGARALAGAHSVVLHEFAHQIDEENGAADGVPRLRGSRGVYATWARVMRQAFEQLSQEKAHISFSKEVLDTYGATHPAEFFAVASEAFFERPQALLAQHPEVYAQLKGFYRLDPLAWQQPQRSAG; from the coding sequence ATGTTCAGCCTCAAGGAGTGGCAGCGAGAGCACCTGCGCCGACAGCCTTTTCCGGCGGAGTGGGTGCCAGTTCTGGAGCGCAACGTGGCGCATTACCGCTTTCTGAGCCCCCAGGAGCAGCAGGCCTTGCAGGGCCATGTGCAGGTGTTTTTGCACGAGAAGCCCTTTGAGGGGTGTGGGGGCCTGGAGATCACCGATGAAATTCGGGTGACCATCGCCGCCGAGGCCTGTTTGCTGCTGCTGGGCGGGGCCAGCGACGGCTTCCCGCACTGCAACCGGGTTCTGGTCTACCCCAGCGCCTTTGTGTCCACGGTGACCCAGGTTTTGCCGGGGGGCGTGCTGGCCAAGGGCGAGGTGGCTCGGCTGGGGGAGTCCTGGGGCTTTGGCAACGTGGTGCTTTCCTGGGATGATGCCCTCCGAGGGGCGCGGGCCCTGGCCGGGGCGCACAGCGTGGTGCTGCACGAGTTTGCCCACCAGATCGACGAAGAGAACGGGGCCGCCGATGGGGTTCCCCGCTTGCGGGGCTCGAGGGGGGTCTACGCCACCTGGGCCCGCGTAATGCGGCAGGCCTTTGAGCAGCTGTCCCAGGAAAAGGCCCATATATCCTTTTCCAAAGAGGTGCTCGACACCTACGGGGCTACCCACCCGGCGGAGTTTTTTGCGGTGGCCAGCGAAGCTTTTTTCGAACGCCCTCAGGCGCTGCTGGCTCAGCACCCCGAGGTCTACGCCCAACTGAAGGGCTTTTATCGGCTCGACCCCCTGGCCTGGCAACAGCCACAACGAAGCGCTGGGTGA
- a CDS encoding response regulator transcription factor: MRLLLVEDNPRLAGLVQEVLSAQGWAVDTAILAEEAWGLLESFPYDLLVLDLGLPDGDGLSLLQRLRGAGRKLPVLILTARDAPEARIAGLEVGADDYVVKPFHTGELLARVRALLRRSKGEARNRLGVGRLELDLELRRAWWEGRPVQLSGREFALLEFLALHPEGYYPREVLLEKCWPGEASIEPRTVDTYVRYLRRKLADEAIETVRNLGYRFRG, translated from the coding sequence ATGCGTCTGTTGCTCGTGGAGGACAACCCCCGCCTGGCCGGGCTGGTACAGGAGGTGTTGAGCGCGCAGGGCTGGGCGGTGGATACAGCCATCCTGGCCGAGGAGGCCTGGGGCCTGCTGGAGAGCTTTCCCTACGACCTGCTGGTGCTCGACCTGGGCCTGCCCGATGGGGACGGGCTGTCCCTGCTGCAGCGGCTGCGCGGAGCGGGCCGGAAGCTCCCGGTGCTGATCCTCACCGCGCGGGATGCCCCCGAAGCCCGCATTGCCGGCCTCGAGGTCGGGGCCGACGATTATGTGGTTAAGCCCTTTCATACCGGGGAGCTGCTGGCGCGGGTGCGGGCCCTGCTGCGCCGCTCCAAGGGGGAGGCCCGCAACCGGCTCGGGGTGGGGCGGCTCGAGCTCGACCTCGAGCTGCGCCGGGCCTGGTGGGAGGGCCGACCGGTGCAGCTTTCCGGGCGGGAGTTCGCCCTGCTGGAGTTTCTGGCCCTGCACCCGGAGGGGTACTACCCCCGGGAGGTTCTGCTGGAAAAGTGCTGGCCCGGCGAGGCCAGCATCGAACCGCGCACGGTGGACACCTATGTGCGCTACCTGCGGCGCAAGCTGGCCGATGAGGCCATCGAGACCGTGCGCAACCTGGGGTATCGTTTTCGGGGATGA
- a CDS encoding HAMP domain-containing sensor histidine kinase, with product MNLRLRLTLFSALLVGLVVGAAGLWLRVGLEQRLLAGLDRELSRALSLARPLVGRDPLEGDVRLLPDQSLEVLPRLLPELTLILAGSEGVLDALGRLPEPSLLNRLAQAREGYFTLEGRRLLGTPVGTELYLLAALPLTSVNEALRSLDALLWLLLPGAVLLAFGLGYLLNTRALAPADRLTRSALRLAEQHNWQARLPEPKSHDELWRLSRAVNRLLEALQTVIERERRFSQDASHALRTPLTVLLGRLEQLPPSPPVQEARRGAEELRELVEKLLLLSRAEAGGLRPEPLELDALAFDSAEGLRPLFERKGLALTLELPPEPLRVQADPTALRAALQALLENAFKFTPAGRVGLRVWREGGLGCLEVWDTGPGLQGPTQVLFERFRQGPHASEGSGLGLALVAAVVRWHGGRVWAQNQREGGARIGFALPILG from the coding sequence ATGAACCTGCGCCTGCGCCTGACCCTGTTCTCGGCCCTGCTGGTGGGGCTGGTGGTGGGGGCTGCGGGGCTCTGGCTGCGCGTCGGGCTCGAGCAGCGCCTGCTGGCCGGGCTGGACCGCGAGTTGAGCAGGGCCCTGAGCCTGGCCCGCCCACTGGTGGGCCGTGACCCGCTGGAGGGGGACGTGCGCCTGCTGCCCGACCAGAGCCTGGAGGTGCTCCCCCGGCTGCTGCCCGAGCTGACCCTGATTCTGGCGGGCTCGGAAGGCGTACTGGATGCACTGGGCCGCCTGCCCGAGCCCAGCCTGCTAAACCGACTGGCCCAGGCCCGCGAGGGGTACTTTACCCTCGAGGGCCGTCGGCTGCTGGGTACCCCGGTGGGGACGGAGCTCTACCTGCTGGCCGCCCTGCCGCTCACCTCGGTGAACGAGGCCCTGCGCTCGCTGGATGCCCTGCTGTGGCTGCTGCTGCCCGGCGCGGTGCTGCTGGCCTTTGGGCTGGGCTATCTCCTGAACACCCGGGCACTGGCCCCCGCCGACCGCCTGACCCGTTCGGCCCTGCGCCTGGCCGAGCAACACAACTGGCAGGCCCGGCTACCCGAACCCAAAAGCCACGACGAGCTGTGGCGGCTCTCCCGGGCGGTTAACCGGCTGCTGGAAGCCCTGCAGACCGTAATCGAGCGGGAGCGCCGCTTCAGCCAGGACGCTTCCCACGCCCTGCGCACCCCCCTGACGGTGCTACTGGGGCGGCTCGAGCAGCTGCCGCCAAGCCCCCCCGTGCAGGAGGCCCGCCGGGGGGCTGAGGAGCTGCGCGAGCTGGTGGAGAAGCTCCTGCTGCTTTCGCGGGCCGAGGCCGGGGGCTTGCGCCCGGAGCCCCTCGAGCTCGACGCCTTGGCCTTTGACAGCGCCGAGGGGCTGCGCCCGCTCTTTGAGCGTAAAGGGCTGGCCCTGACCCTCGAGCTGCCCCCCGAACCCCTGCGGGTGCAGGCCGACCCCACCGCCTTAAGAGCCGCCCTGCAGGCTCTTCTGGAAAACGCCTTCAAGTTCACCCCCGCAGGCCGGGTGGGGCTGCGGGTCTGGCGCGAGGGGGGCTTGGGCTGCCTCGAGGTCTGGGACACCGGGCCCGGCTTGCAAGGGCCAACCCAAGTGCTTTTCGAGCGCTTCCGTCAGGGCCCTCATGCGAGCGAGGGGAGCGGCCTGGGGCTGGCCCTGGTGGCAGCGGTGGTGCGCTGGCACGGGGGGCGGGTCTGGGCACAAAACCAGCGTGAAGGCGGCGCCAGGATAGGGTTTGCACTGCCCATCTTGGGTTAG
- a CDS encoding PepSY-associated TM helix domain-containing protein has product MRTIKASHAVAQTRAGQPLRAQAYVWARSIHLYTSMISLVVVLFFAATGITLNHPDWAFGNTQTTHTYQGTLPSAWRPNGQIDWLKTAEFLRSQHSLKGQVQDTTQDAQEASLSFRAPGYAADAFIQLQTGSYTLRVVAQGPVAVLNDLHRGRDAGAAWSWVIDLAGGFLGIVALSGLALSLFLRKTRKAAVLTALVGSGLLLLLMLTTR; this is encoded by the coding sequence TTGCGTACCATTAAAGCCAGCCATGCCGTCGCACAGACCCGCGCAGGTCAGCCCCTCCGGGCACAGGCTTACGTCTGGGCACGCTCGATTCACCTCTACACTTCGATGATCAGTCTGGTGGTGGTGCTGTTTTTTGCCGCTACCGGCATCACCCTCAACCACCCCGACTGGGCCTTTGGCAACACCCAAACCACCCACACCTACCAGGGAACCCTGCCTTCAGCCTGGCGGCCCAACGGCCAGATCGACTGGTTGAAAACCGCCGAGTTCCTGCGAAGCCAGCACAGCCTGAAGGGCCAGGTACAGGACACCACCCAGGATGCCCAGGAAGCCTCGCTGAGCTTCCGCGCACCCGGATACGCCGCCGACGCTTTCATTCAGTTACAGACCGGAAGCTATACCCTGCGGGTGGTGGCCCAGGGCCCGGTGGCCGTGCTCAACGACCTGCACCGGGGACGCGACGCAGGAGCCGCCTGGAGCTGGGTGATTGACCTGGCGGGGGGCTTTCTGGGGATTGTCGCCCTGAGCGGCCTGGCCCTATCCCTCTTCCTGCGCAAGACCCGGAAGGCCGCCGTCCTGACCGCACTGGTGGGCAGTGGGCTGCTATTGTTGTTGATGTTAACCACCCGGTAG
- the zwf gene encoding glucose-6-phosphate dehydrogenase, translating to MNAQVPAETTLVILGATGDLTRRLLAPALYRLWARGHLEGLRLVGYATSEWDDVLFAQHLEAALREFVPEFDPSVWERMRGQVQYLSGDLSPSRLAALRGAVGTNTLFYLALPPDLFGLAAEGLGQAGLNQGAQGFRRLVVEKPFGHDLTSAEALRTQMHRYWREEQLFRIDHFLGKETTQNLLVFRLANRFLEPVWNAQHIAQVQVTYAETLGVEGRWRYYDRAGALRDMLQNHLMQLFTLVALEPPSVWDADILREHKVEVLRSVRPISPDQVDAHAVRGQYIAGSLRGQRVPGYLQEAHIPPSSTTETFAALKLYVDNWRWRGVPFYLRSGKRLGADYAEVAIAFREVPTRFFGEAPPQHNWLVFRTRPEECLELWAWAKEPGLSLRTRSLVFEAPYQRPGDTSYTAYEQLLLDALQGDRTHFLRFDEVEWAWRILEPVLGAWVQGQPESYPAGSEGPVGMGRLMDEGHAWRPLGRN from the coding sequence ATGAACGCCCAGGTGCCTGCCGAAACCACGTTGGTCATCCTTGGGGCCACCGGCGACCTCACCCGGCGGCTGCTGGCCCCTGCGCTGTACCGGCTGTGGGCCAGGGGTCATCTGGAAGGGCTTCGGCTGGTAGGGTATGCCACGAGCGAGTGGGACGACGTCCTCTTTGCTCAGCACCTCGAGGCCGCCCTGCGCGAGTTCGTACCGGAGTTCGACCCTTCGGTCTGGGAGCGGATGCGGGGTCAGGTGCAGTACCTCTCGGGTGACCTGAGCCCCTCGAGGCTGGCCGCCCTGCGCGGCGCCGTTGGAACCAACACCCTCTTCTACCTGGCCCTGCCCCCCGATCTCTTTGGCCTCGCCGCAGAAGGGCTGGGGCAGGCCGGGCTGAACCAGGGGGCCCAGGGCTTTCGCCGACTGGTGGTGGAGAAACCCTTTGGCCACGACCTGACGTCCGCAGAGGCCTTGCGTACCCAGATGCACCGCTACTGGCGGGAAGAGCAGCTTTTTCGGATTGACCACTTCCTGGGCAAGGAGACCACCCAGAACCTCCTGGTTTTCCGCCTGGCCAACCGTTTCCTGGAGCCAGTCTGGAACGCTCAGCACATCGCCCAGGTGCAGGTTACCTACGCCGAGACCCTGGGTGTGGAGGGCCGCTGGCGCTATTACGACCGCGCGGGGGCCCTGCGGGACATGCTCCAGAACCACCTGATGCAGCTCTTTACCCTGGTGGCCCTCGAGCCCCCCTCGGTCTGGGACGCCGATATTCTGCGTGAACACAAGGTAGAGGTGCTGCGCTCGGTGCGGCCCATTTCGCCCGACCAGGTAGACGCCCATGCGGTGCGGGGGCAGTACATCGCCGGAAGCCTGAGGGGGCAGCGGGTGCCAGGCTATTTGCAGGAGGCCCACATCCCGCCCAGTTCCACCACCGAGACCTTTGCCGCTTTGAAGCTGTACGTGGACAACTGGCGCTGGCGGGGGGTGCCCTTTTACCTGCGCAGCGGTAAGCGGCTGGGGGCCGACTACGCCGAAGTGGCCATTGCCTTTCGCGAGGTGCCTACCCGGTTTTTTGGCGAGGCCCCTCCCCAGCACAACTGGCTCGTCTTCCGCACCAGGCCCGAGGAGTGCCTGGAGCTTTGGGCCTGGGCCAAGGAGCCAGGCTTGTCACTCAGGACGCGCTCGCTGGTTTTTGAAGCCCCCTACCAGCGCCCCGGTGACACCTCCTACACCGCCTACGAACAGCTTCTGCTGGACGCCTTGCAAGGCGACCGCACGCACTTCCTGCGCTTTGACGAGGTGGAGTGGGCCTGGCGGATTCTGGAGCCGGTGCTTGGGGCCTGGGTTCAGGGCCAGCCGGAGTCCTACCCGGCGGGCTCGGAGGGGCCGGTGGGCATGGGCCGCCTGATGGACGAGGGGCACGCCTGGCGGCCTTTGGGGAGAAACTGA
- a CDS encoding glycoside hydrolase family 15 protein, protein MEAFGAPGIAPTWASSDKDLVGTALGTSRVWFTLGHGILNEVFWPSTGEPQIRDLGFIVAREGAWYEVKRLRNYTLSTPAPEIPLPLVVHQGEGYTLELEFLADPARDVMLVHYRLQGEGFRLYPLLAPHLGGSGQGNTAWLEGAALYAQKEGAALCWLAEPGFARASAGFVGYSDGWQDFRHNGAMTWQFSRAQGGNVALMGELLTGEGVLALGLARTPEGAHTLAASSLAEGFSSLKARYLKGWQDWAHQLQIEGENPQLTGLARTSAMVLKVHEDTTYPGAVVASLSTPWGPTHDDPGGYHLVWPRDAVEVGLALQMAGQVADAGRMLAYLVATQARDGSWPQNFYPDGRPYWQGLQLDEVALPVLLAARLAEEGHLSERVGAARMVQQALRFIANNGPYSPQDRWEENAGANPYTLGVQVAALVAGAAFLEEPERSYALSLADDWNARIEEWTFVQNTPLDQQYGLRGHYVRIRPPGALGLRGRVRVQNRGGECLSAQELISLDFLYLVRLGLRTPHDPRIQDTLRLVEALLRVETPGGVFYHRYNHDGYGEHADGRPFDGTGVGRAWPLLSGERGHYALLSGEDPRRYLEAMARSASAGGLIPEQVWDGAPIPERGLFPGRPTGSAMPLVWAHAEYLKLFLAWRKGRPAERISSVAERYQRPHPPAVLHWRSDTPYIAIPPGRTLLLEEARPFALHFGFDGWQGTQELAAVPVGLGRFGVFLKADLLQGHRSLEFTRRFEEGWEAQNHTVLLAKE, encoded by the coding sequence ATGGAGGCTTTTGGCGCACCGGGCATTGCCCCGACCTGGGCTTCCAGCGACAAGGACCTGGTGGGCACCGCCCTGGGCACCAGCCGGGTCTGGTTTACGCTGGGGCACGGCATCCTCAACGAGGTCTTCTGGCCTTCTACCGGCGAGCCGCAGATCCGCGACCTGGGCTTTATTGTGGCCCGGGAAGGGGCCTGGTACGAGGTCAAGCGCCTGCGAAACTACACCCTGTCCACCCCCGCACCCGAGATTCCCCTGCCCCTTGTGGTGCACCAGGGGGAAGGGTATACCCTCGAGCTCGAATTTTTAGCCGATCCCGCACGAGACGTAATGCTGGTGCACTACCGGCTCCAGGGCGAAGGGTTCCGCCTCTACCCCCTGCTGGCCCCTCACCTGGGCGGCAGCGGTCAGGGCAACACCGCCTGGCTGGAAGGTGCTGCTCTGTATGCCCAGAAGGAAGGGGCCGCGCTTTGCTGGCTGGCCGAGCCCGGGTTTGCGCGGGCCAGCGCGGGGTTTGTGGGCTATTCCGACGGCTGGCAGGACTTCCGGCACAACGGGGCCATGACCTGGCAGTTTAGCCGAGCCCAGGGCGGCAACGTAGCCCTGATGGGCGAGCTGCTGACCGGCGAGGGGGTGCTGGCCCTGGGCCTGGCCCGCACCCCAGAGGGGGCCCACACCCTGGCCGCCTCGAGCCTGGCCGAGGGCTTTTCGTCCCTCAAGGCCCGCTACCTGAAGGGCTGGCAGGACTGGGCCCACCAGCTACAGATAGAGGGAGAGAATCCCCAGCTCACCGGGCTTGCCCGCACCTCGGCGATGGTGCTCAAGGTGCACGAAGACACCACCTACCCCGGAGCGGTGGTGGCCAGCCTCTCCACCCCCTGGGGGCCCACCCACGACGACCCCGGCGGCTACCACCTGGTCTGGCCGCGCGACGCGGTGGAGGTGGGGCTGGCCCTGCAGATGGCCGGTCAGGTGGCCGACGCAGGGCGGATGCTGGCCTATCTGGTGGCCACCCAGGCCCGCGATGGGAGCTGGCCGCAGAACTTTTACCCCGATGGCCGCCCCTACTGGCAGGGTCTTCAGCTCGATGAGGTGGCCCTGCCGGTGCTACTGGCGGCCCGGCTGGCCGAGGAGGGGCACCTTTCCGAGCGGGTCGGAGCGGCCCGGATGGTGCAGCAAGCCCTGCGTTTCATCGCAAATAACGGCCCCTACAGCCCGCAAGACCGCTGGGAGGAGAACGCCGGGGCCAATCCCTACACCCTGGGGGTGCAGGTCGCCGCGCTGGTTGCAGGGGCGGCCTTTCTGGAGGAGCCCGAGCGCAGTTACGCCCTTTCGCTGGCCGACGACTGGAACGCCCGCATCGAGGAGTGGACCTTTGTGCAGAACACCCCCCTCGACCAGCAGTACGGGCTGCGGGGCCACTACGTGCGCATTCGCCCACCGGGGGCGCTGGGCCTGCGGGGACGGGTACGGGTACAGAACCGCGGGGGCGAGTGCCTGAGCGCCCAAGAACTCATCAGCCTGGATTTCCTCTACCTGGTTCGGCTGGGGCTGCGCACCCCCCACGACCCCCGCATCCAGGACACCCTGCGCCTGGTGGAGGCCCTCTTGAGGGTCGAGACCCCAGGCGGGGTCTTTTACCACCGTTACAACCACGACGGCTACGGCGAGCATGCCGACGGTCGGCCCTTCGACGGGACGGGGGTGGGCCGGGCTTGGCCGCTGCTCTCAGGTGAGCGGGGTCATTATGCGCTTCTGAGTGGGGAGGACCCCCGGCGCTACCTCGAGGCCATGGCCCGCTCCGCGAGTGCGGGTGGGCTCATCCCCGAGCAGGTCTGGGATGGTGCGCCGATTCCCGAGCGGGGGCTCTTTCCCGGCAGGCCCACCGGCAGTGCCATGCCCCTGGTCTGGGCTCATGCCGAGTACCTGAAGCTCTTTCTGGCCTGGCGGAAGGGCCGTCCCGCCGAGCGAATCAGCTCCGTGGCCGAGCGCTATCAGCGCCCCCATCCGCCAGCGGTACTGCACTGGCGCAGCGATACCCCCTATATTGCCATCCCGCCTGGGCGCACCCTGCTGCTCGAGGAGGCCCGGCCCTTCGCCCTCCACTTTGGCTTCGACGGCTGGCAGGGCACGCAGGAGCTGGCCGCTGTCCCGGTGGGACTTGGGCGGTTTGGGGTCTTTTTGAAGGCCGATTTGCTGCAAGGTCATCGTTCGCTCGAGTTCACCCGCCGCTTTGAGGAGGGCTGGGAAGCCCAGAACCATACCGTGTTGCTTGCAAAGGAGTGA